The DNA sequence TGCGATCCCTCTATGCGGAGGAACGCTGCGACATTTATTGTGCCGGCAGCAATGCCCACCTTTTGTCCGGTGAGTTTGCCACCTATCTCGCCGGGCGCTACATCCAGTTTCAGATCCATCCCCTGGGGTATAGGGAATTCTTAAGTTTTTACGATCTTGAGAATTCCCCGGAGGCGCTGCGGAAATATTTCCGCATAGGGGGGATGCCCTTCCTCGCCTCCCTGCCCGCGGGGGAAGAGCATCTGGCGCGTGAGTATTTGAAAAATGTGTACGAGTCAATAGTACTGCGGGATGTGCTTATCCGGGAAAATATCCGCAATATCCGTTTTCTGGAAAACCTTGCGGAATATCTGGCGGATACTATTGGGAGCCTGTTTTCCGCGAACAACATCAGCAACTATTTAAAACATCAACAGGTTCAGATTCCGGTGCAAACGGTAATTAGTTACCTTGCGGCATTGGAGAAATCTTGCATCATCCATAAGGTTCCCCGCGCCAAGGTTGGGGGCCTGAAAATTTTTGAGATTGGCGAAAAATACTATTTTGAGGATCTTGGCCTGCGGAATGTCCTGGCAAAAAATCCCCCCGCCCTGGATATGGGGAGATTGCTGGAGAACGCAGTATATCTGTTTTTGATACAGCGGAATTTCACCGTGTATGTGGGAAAGGACGGCAATAAGGAAATAGACTTTATTGCCGAAAAAGACGGGGCTAAACTGTATGTGCAGGTAAGTCTGCGCATCGACAATGAAGAAGTCCGCCGGCGGGAGTTTGGAAACCTTGAGGGCATTCCGGACAACTTTCCAAAATATGTGGTGACCCTGGAAGACGAGCTGCCCGCGGTGACACCCACGGGGATCATCTGCATGGGGGTGAGGGAGTTTTTGATGCTGGAGCCATAGGGCGGCGCCGGAGGCCCATTGACGGCTTCTTTACGCCAGCCGTAACACCGCGTCCTTCCACTTATGTCCCCGGTCAAATTCGTTAAGGAACATCCCGAAACTGGCGCAGCCCGGGGAGAGTACCACCACATCTCCCGCCGCCGCTGTTTCCAGG is a window from the Treponema primitia ZAS-1 genome containing:
- a CDS encoding ATP-binding protein; this encodes MMETLWDYIPRNLYFGRVKPFIGSHIIKILSGQRRSGKSYILYQLMDEIRKVDPKANIIYINTEFAEFRQVKTDGELYDFVASRLSTDRKNFVFIDEIQDIADFEKAVRSLYAEERCDIYCAGSNAHLLSGEFATYLAGRYIQFQIHPLGYREFLSFYDLENSPEALRKYFRIGGMPFLASLPAGEEHLAREYLKNVYESIVLRDVLIRENIRNIRFLENLAEYLADTIGSLFSANNISNYLKHQQVQIPVQTVISYLAALEKSCIIHKVPRAKVGGLKIFEIGEKYYFEDLGLRNVLAKNPPALDMGRLLENAVYLFLIQRNFTVYVGKDGNKEIDFIAEKDGAKLYVQVSLRIDNEEVRRREFGNLEGIPDNFPKYVVTLEDELPAVTPTGIICMGVREFLMLEP